The nucleotide sequence GAACAAGACTAGAATGCTTATTTATAAAATCTCTGCACCCTCATCTCCATCGTCCAACAATTCTTGCGGAGAATGTCCTATTTGTTTTGAGGATATGGAGGTTGGTGATAAAGTAGCAAGATTGGAATGTCTTTGTGTCTTCCATTATAAGTGTATTAAAAGTTGGATtcagaaaaagaaagaaaagatgaaggaatatcatattgaaaatgataatacaGAAGCCGAACAGGATCGAATAAGAGGGAATTGTTGCCCGTTCCATGATGCAGTATTCTAGTTAAGTTACCATTTGTGTTCTATGTCATATTTTTTACCTCATAAAAGTCTATATTCATTGCTCAATTTCGAAGGTTCTTGGGACAGATAACTTTTTAGACtaattgaaatattagCATATAAACAATATATCGCCGAAATCTTCATTTGTATCAACTAATCAGAGAATTCAGACAATTATTGATTCTACTAGACACCTTCTCTCGACAAATTGTATCTTAGATATTTGGTTAATAACTCAATAATGGATTATGTAATAACAGTTATGATAAATCTCTCGATGCATGTTCAAGTTAGTATACGTATGCTTTacaaattaatattagGAATATACATTATGTCTATTCAACTTCGCTAAATAAATCACTATCCAAATCTTCTGGAACATCACTGTAGTGATCCTCGTCACTTGAACTTTCATCCTCACTAATTGATGGTATGTTCTCTCCGGTAGCACCTTCTTCACTGTTTTCTTGCTGAAGTAATTCTCTTgcttttcttctttccaatttacGTTGCTTTTTAGCATCCTTCACAGCTTTTTTCTTAGCAATGTTGGCTTCTTGTtccttctttctttgtTCCTTTAATCTCATTTTAGCAGCATGTCTCTTTTCTAAAGCCCTTATTTCATCACTACTCTTGTTAACAAATTCATGATGCAAGACTTTTCCAGAGCAAATaccttcttcaatcttcACTAATTTCAAAGTCAATCTTGGTCCCAGTTCAGTAAGTTTTATAGCCTTCTTACGTGGAGCTACAACAGGTTCATCAATAATAGTGGCTTTTTTGGTAATGTTACTTTCATCGTCATCCTCTTCGTCTTTATCCATATCTTCATCGTCGTCTTTAGTATCATCTTTTTTAACTACTTGTTTTGGAACAGTTATGCTGCTAGCtttaatatctttcttaTCAACAACGCTAACGATCgcatcatcttcaacttcGGATTCAGAAGTATATGCACCCAAATCATGATCTaatattaaagatgaaatatcCTCCTTTCTGTGTAAATTCGGCACAGATTTACTTAAATTGTGTTTGGCTTTATAAAGTCTCTTTAGGTTCTTGGAAATATCAACGTCTCTAATATCAATAAAGTAATGACGCATAGTTATCTCACCTGTATCTTGATCTTTATTAATCATAAAAACTCTTTTGATGGTATTCAACTGAGTCCTAGCTGGATTCAGAGATGGGAAGATATTTTGGAACATGGAGACAACAACCTTTTCTACATTCTCTGTTTCAGCATTCTTTTTACTTTTAACACCATTAAACCCATTCAATACTAACAACGGTGGATCCATTACATCCTCTTTATTTAAGGATTTTGGTCTTCTTAAGAACTTCTTGATATCTCTTCCTAAAGAGTAATCCATAACTTGAAAAGTGATTGTAGGACCTTGAGGTGTTCTGgcaatcttcaaagaaacaTTCCCAGTCTTTTCAGATTGagtaaaaatgaaaagatgaGAAACACTCAAGGGACCACACATAACAACGAAATCCTTCAGCTTATTGGActttctttccttcaatttgatAGCTGTATGAGGTTGCATGATTTGACGGAAATCCTTAACTAATTGattcaatgaatgattACTCAATGAAGTTTGGCCAACTCTAATCACCATTGATTTTGGGATACCCTTTTCCTCCTCCTCGGTCTGATGCACATGAGTTCTCTTCTTGGTTCTTCTTTTGGCCATTGTAGCTTTATGGTCTGATTGTTGGTTTGTCTTAGGCAAATAAAGTATATAGATATGTATATATCTATCTCTGCTCTAGCAGATTATTATAAACTTGAGAAAATCGATGAgctgaaatttttcatttcaaaaatttttGACGTTCGATGTgatctgaaaaattttagCGATGAGCTTCgaaacaatattttaaacCACCAATACGGTGAGTGACATACTATATAATAAAGAGTACTTGCTTTGAAATTGGGTTAAGCATAACTAATAATAACTGTGATGTCTGGAAAAGTTGATAAGAAGAAGGCGGCCGTCGCCAAACATACTGAATTGACCTCGTTGGCAGCTAAAATTAAGGCTAAGGCTTTAGAGAATCAACAGAAACTGAAAGAACAGGAGGCAGCAGCTGAAAGTTCAAATTcagattcaaattcagaCTCTGAATCAAACTCTCGTgagagaaagaagaaattaaatagCAAAGAAGCAGATGTGGAAGACGAGACGGAACATGAAACGTTTGAATCATTCTCTGAATTGGACTTAGTTCCAGAATTATTACAAGCTTGTAAGAACCTAAACTATACAAAACCTACACCAATTCAATCCAGATCTATTCCACCTGCTTTGAAAGGTAATGATATTATAGGGTTAGCACAAACAGGTTCTGGTAAGACTGCCGCATTTGCCATCCCTATTCTAAACAGTTTATGGCATGACCAACAACCATATTATGCATGTATTTTGGCACCAACAAGAGAATTGGCTCAACAGATTAAAGAAACGTTTGACTCTTTGGGTTCTCTCATGGGTGTGCGTTCTACATGTATTGTTGGTGGTATGAACATGATGGATCAAGCTAGAGATTTAATGAGGAAACCCCATATTATCATTGCAACACCAGGTAGATTAATGGATCATCTTGAAAACACCAAAGGGTTTTCCTTGaggaaattaaaatatttggtcaTGGATGAAGCTGATAGATTATTAGATATGGAATTCGGACCTGTGTTAGATAGAATTTTAAAGATTCTACCCACTCAGGGAAGAACTACGTATTTGTTTTCTGCCACTATGACTTCTAAGATTgataaattacaaagaGCAAGTTTAACTAACCCTGTTAAATGTGCTGTTTCCAATAAATATCAAACAGTAGATACTTTAGTGCAAACGTTGATTGTAGTTCCCGGTGGGTTGAAGGATACTTATTTGGtctatttattaaatgaattcaTTGGTAAAACTACAATCATTTTCACGAGGACGAAGGCTAATGCGGAGAGAATATCAGGTCTTTGTAATTTGCTAGAATTCAATGCTACCGCTCTACATGGTGATTTAAATCAAAACCAAAGAACTGGTGCACTTGATTTATTTAAGGCTGGTAGAAAATCTATTTTGGTTGCCACCGATGTTGCCGCTAGAGGGTTAGATATTCCATCTGTGGatattgttattaattATGATATTCCTGTGGATTCTAAATCTTACATTCATCGTGTTGGTAGAACCGCGAGAGCTGGGAGATCGGGTAAATCGATTTCCTTAGTTTCTCAATATGATTTAGAATTAATATTgagaattgaagaagttttGGGGAAGAAATTACCTAAGGAATCAGTGgataaagaaatgattcttcattttaGAGATTCTGTGGATAAGGCCAATGGTGAAGTTATTATGGAAATGAatagaagaaataaagAGAAACAACTTAGAGGCAAAGgtagaagaggaagaatgATGTCTAGGGAAAACATGGATAGAGGAGAGCGTTAATTTAAATGAGCcaattatattatttattctataatatgtatatatcaataatttaaaagTAACAAAAAACATAACAAGATCTAGTGGGAAATATGATGCAAATAAAGATTGTTTGTCcattttttaaaagaaagAGTCCCTGTAGGTGAGCGGAGCGGGCCTCGAAGTGAATTGTTCATAATAAAGTGATGTATCATTTGGAGGTTCATTCAACCACTCTTCTTCGATGGTTGGTTGAGTCCtggtaaatattttttcgTTTTTTGGGAATATTATTGGTGGTACCATTGGTGCTTCTCTTAAAAGCTCAGAGGAAATATCGTTGGGGGATGTAAGAGTAGGCGGTAGACATGCAACACGATTATGCCTAGGTTTCCTTTGAACATGTTGCAAAAGTGGTGAACCTGGAGGTGAATCACTAGTTGTGGGTGCTGTAGAAGTCGTTGAAACAATACGGTCAAATACAGAGGAGTTTGGGGATATAGATGAGGAGGCTCTTATTCTGCGTGAAGCAGGAgttctttccaattcattgaaaagCATGTGTTCCGCATCCTGTTTTAATGGAATGGAGTCTGTCACAAAGGCTTTACTCAAGGTTTTTCGCTCCTTTGGTACTTCCACACTAGGTAATATTGTCACCTCAGGTTCTAAAGTAGCACTTTCCTTTGAACCAGCATGAGATATATGTTGGAAGCCAAACGGTTTAGAAATATTGTCATTAGAGGCCGGTCGAGTGCTCGCATCACTAAGAAACCTAGAgttgatatttttgaagaatgaaaataactttctttttctagaatttttcaccttTTTTTCCTCACTAACACTTCTTGAATTCTCTATACGTTCAGGATTCTTCGTGGGTAATAGTAGTATATTTTCTGTATTTTCCAGCTTAGGCACGTCGCTATTCAGCAGTGTAATATTCATAGCATCGACATGGTCACCTGAATTCATAAATTGTTCAGCCTGTATAGAgtataatttttcaatttcctgATCCTCGTCAAGCCATATAGACTTCATTCGAGGTAAGTTCTGTAGGTCTGTTGGTGGTGATGACATCTTGGTTGTCGCGCTGAACCTCAACATGGTACCACCTGCTGATCTTCATTTCAACACCATTATAAACGATTCCAAACTAAGATTCCCCCGGTGTTCCTGGGAAAAGAATGTGTTTTGTCTCAGGGAATGGAATGCCCACTGTATTATCGTCGTTTTGTTCGATCCTCGAGAATTTTGCGCTTACCTAATCGTCAATAAGCCAAAAAAGCTCCGGGCCACTTTTCTTTTGGTCTCAGAAACAGCCGtggaaagaatttttaCGATCGGCAATTTTCTGCAGGAACGAGCGTTTTCCCAGAAACAGTCGCAGAACAGTCCGGCGGTTTCCAGTCTCGGGCTTGGTACTATATTATTATACTATACTATACTATATACACATACACACAACGGAACATAACATAATATTACATAAGTCCGGTTCATTTCTCCACATCATATTTCAGATCAGAGCCGCTCTCCTCCGTGTTCATCATCATGTTGCTCGTGTTAGGGTCGTTGTggctgttgctgttgctgttgctgttgccACTATCACCCTCTGTGATCCGTGCAGCAATAGGTGCCGGGGGAATGACCCTGGAAGACTTGACTTGGTTGTTCTCGCTCCCATCGTCCAGGAAGTCAAACACTAGGTCGTTATCTATAGCCTCGTTTATGTTCTCTTCAGTGACACCATTTTCTCCAACCATGGGTAAAGGTTTATCCCTGGGGAACATCCATTCTCTCCATTGGGTCTCTACGTTGTCACAAAGATCGTAAagaatcatcttcaatagAGTAATATGGTTGTAAAACCAAGAAACTGATCTGTTAATGAAGATCCTGTAATTTTCCATCTCCTTGACGGCATGTAAAATGG is from Naumovozyma castellii chromosome 6, complete genome and encodes:
- the GIC2 gene encoding Gic2p (ancestral locus Anc_5.331), whose protein sequence is MLRFSATTKMSSPPTDLQNLPRMKSIWLDEDQEIEKLYSIQAEQFMNSGDHVDAMNITLLNSDVPKLENTENILLLPTKNPERIENSRSVSEEKKVKNSRKRKLFSFFKNINSRFLSDASTRPASNDNISKPFGFQHISHAGSKESATLEPEVTILPSVEVPKERKTLSKAFVTDSIPLKQDAEHMLFNELERTPASRRIRASSSISPNSSVFDRIVSTTSTAPTTSDSPPGSPLLQHVQRKPRHNRVACLPPTLTSPNDISSELLREAPMVPPIIFPKNEKIFTRTQPTIEEEWLNEPPNDTSLYYEQFTSRPAPLTYRDSFF
- the RRP3 gene encoding RNA-dependent ATPase RRP3 (ancestral locus Anc_5.337), with the protein product MSGKVDKKKAAVAKHTELTSLAAKIKAKALENQQKLKEQEAAAESSNSDSNSDSESNSRERKKKLNSKEADVEDETEHETFESFSELDLVPELLQACKNLNYTKPTPIQSRSIPPALKGNDIIGLAQTGSGKTAAFAIPILNSLWHDQQPYYACILAPTRELAQQIKETFDSLGSLMGVRSTCIVGGMNMMDQARDLMRKPHIIIATPGRLMDHLENTKGFSLRKLKYLVMDEADRLLDMEFGPVLDRILKILPTQGRTTYLFSATMTSKIDKLQRASLTNPVKCAVSNKYQTVDTLVQTLIVVPGGLKDTYLVYLLNEFIGKTTIIFTRTKANAERISGLCNLLEFNATALHGDLNQNQRTGALDLFKAGRKSILVATDVAARGLDIPSVDIVINYDIPVDSKSYIHRVGRTARAGRSGKSISLVSQYDLELILRIEEVLGKKLPKESVDKEMILHFRDSVDKANGEVIMEMNRRNKEKQLRGKGRRGRMMSRENMDRGER
- the SSF2 gene encoding rRNA-binding ribosome biosynthesis protein (ancestral locus Anc_5.338), with amino-acid sequence MAKRRTKKRTHVHQTEEEEKGIPKSMVIRVGQTSLSNHSLNQLVKDFRQIMQPHTAIKLKERKSNKLKDFVVMCGPLSVSHLFIFTQSEKTGNVSLKIARTPQGPTITFQVMDYSLGRDIKKFLRRPKSLNKEDVMDPPLLVLNGFNGVKSKKNAETENVEKVVVSMFQNIFPSLNPARTQLNTIKRVFMINKDQDTGEITMRHYFIDIRDVDISKNLKRLYKAKHNLSKSVPNLHRKEDISSLILDHDLGAYTSESEVEDDAIVSVVDKKDIKASSITVPKQVVKKDDTKDDDEDMDKDEEDDDESNITKKATIIDEPVVAPRKKAIKLTELGPRLTLKLVKIEEGICSGKVLHHEFVNKSSDEIRALEKRHAAKMRLKEQRKKEQEANIAKKKAVKDAKKQRKLERRKARELLQQENSEEGATGENIPSISEDESSSDEDHYSDVPEDLDSDLFSEVE